The Mustelus asterias chromosome 30, sMusAst1.hap1.1, whole genome shotgun sequence DNA segment CTGAGATgcagtttagttttagaaggggcatcacgcTGAAAAGAGacgtctctctcgctttctctcccctgttttatttggaaattccgttggttatctgaaagcaaggtcttgccttcctgAAGAAAATATTCTGCTGTTGATGGGTTAGGCATTAtcttggttgttttgttttgtttgtaattgctaaaagttcttgctaattttcttacgaaacatgttaactatattcttaagtaaactttgtgaaaaggtgggtcatttgaatcatacctgaagtgaaacatttcatgccaaattcaagatgtaaaACGTATGATTCAGGCCGGttccataaaacattttggagtttctaacctgagccCTAACATGTAGCTACGGGATATATTTCCAGTaatagagtcattacagcacagaaggagtccattggacCATTTGGGTCAATGCCGACTTTCTGTCAGTGTCGAGTGGATCCCATTCTGCAGCACCTCCAATTTCATTTCCAAGttattgatcatctctgcttgGACACCCTCACAAGTAGTTCAAGATCATGATCAATTGTAGCCCCCTGTATCTTAGCCAACTGAAACAATTCTATCCATTAAACATATTTTTAGGCCCGTAAtagagacatatatctgtctggccgcctgcatggagattttcagctctctgtgtccagggcaggaagcagtgagcatggatctgtcaatcagcctcaatcagcaccttcaggagaattgggagggtgaatattagatacagcagagtgagaatggagggagagtgtgtgggatggagattcacagcttttggggaatgagagaggaaacaatgttccatagaaactagaattgtctgttctgaatttctaatctgtgctgactgtgatgacttttgtaaactcctttcacAGAATATGAGGTGGTGAGGATTGACAGACAGAAATCTCGAACAAATGTCATGTCAAATTCTGACAGTCATTCAGTTCATCTGGACGTGAATACCATCGGCCTTTCAATCTAAAAGGAGAAATAtttttctgttctgtctgcttcagactTTCTTTTTGCATAAATGTGACTGGAAAAATGCCGTGACACACatatacccgagtgagagtgttccagtgcactgactgtggaaagagctttaaacagttacacagcctgaaaatacatcgcagcatccacagtggggagagactgtacccgtgttctgtgtgagattgaaCTAAtagtttaacctggagagtcacaaggacacccgcaccatggagaaactgtggaaatgtggggactgtgggaagggattcaattacccatctctGCTAGAAACTCATcgccgcagccacactggggagagaccattcacctgctctgattgtgggaaagggtttactcagttatccagcctgcagatacaccagcgagttcacactggggagaggccgttcacctgctctcagtgtggggaaggattcactcagttatcccacctgcagagacaccagcgagttcacactggggggagaccgttcacctgctctcagtgtgggaagggattcagtcagttatccaacctgcagacacaccagcgagttcacactggggagaaaccgttcacctgctctcaatgtggggagggattcactcggtcatcccacctgcgagttcacactggggagaagccattcacctgctctcagtgtgggaagggtttcagagcTTCATCTGccctgctgaggcaccaacaagttcacgagtgattccagggttggattctgctgttattgtttctgctctcaattacatccaggactgcattttgttcattctcaggtAATGAACCTGGATGAATGTATCTAATTTCTATGTGATGACCCTAGTGATTGTAAGTAAGTTCAGAATACCTGGTTACTCAAATTCCTGAGCTGTACACCCCACCTACTGAGATATAGAAAAATAATGTTCAGCAGAATGGGGAAAGCTCCGTGCTGTCAATGGTTGGATCATTCCTTTTGAGGTTCACATTGCTATGAAACTAGTTTTATAGCAGGAAGACACAACTCCTCCACACATCACAGACAGGCTGCTGAGTCAGTGACCTTCCTTTCTCAAAATAGGTGGCAAagctgttcctccaatttgcgactctgtctctgcagatgtagcaacatcgggagagacagaatctgtgattggaggagatggtcctcatagtttctgtctctcccatgtACAGGGTGATTTTTCTTCCAGTAGTTCCACCCATGACAGAATTTCCACGGCCCTTTTGAGGGTGAATTCACCCTCCACAGCCATGTATTTTGAATCCTGGTTCTGAAATATTCTCACTCTGGGCTTAAGGCTTCCTGGCGTCATACACAGATTTAGATCTTACCaccgaacagtgccagaagactggaagatagcaaatgttgtccctttgttcatgaaggggagtagggacaaccctggtaattatagaccagtgagccttacttctgttgtgggcaaagtattggaaaggattataagagataggatttataatcaccgagaaaggaataatttgattagggatagtcagcacggttttgtgaagggtaggtcgtgcctcacaaaccttattgagttctttgagaaggtgaccaaagaggtgtttgagggtaaagcggttgatgtggtgtatatggatttcagcaaagcatttgataatgttccccatggtaagcttttgcagaaaatacagacacaggggattgagggtgatttagtggtttggatcaggaattggctagctgtaagaaaacaaaggtggttgatgggaaatattcattctggagttcagttactcgtggtgtaccgcaaggatctgttttggggccactgctgtttgtcatttttattaatgacctggatgagggcgtggaaggatggattagtaaatttgcggatgacactaaagtcggtggagttgtagacagtgtggagggaagtggcaggttacagagggacatagataagcccctccataccaggcaacatcctggtaaacctcctctgtactctctccaaagcctccacgtccttctggtagtgcggcgaccagaactgggcgcagtattccaaatgcggccgaaccaacgttctatacatctgcaacatcagaccccaacttttatactctatgccccgtcctataaaggcaagcatgccatatgccttcttcaccaccttctccacctgtgacgtcaccttcaaggatctggacttgcacacccaggtccctctgcatatctacaccctttatggttctgccatttatcgtatagcttctccttacattatttctaccaaaatgcatcacttcgcatttatcaggattgaactccatctgccatttctttgcccaaatttccagcctatctatatccttctgtagcctctgacaatgttcctcactatctgcaagtcctgccaattttgtgtcatccacaaacttactaatcaccccagttacaccttcttccagatcgtttatataaatcacaaacagcagaggtcccaatacagagccctgcggaacaccactagtcacaggcctccagccggaaaaagaccctctgtcttctgtgaccaaaccagttctccacccatctagccgcctccccctttatcccatgagatccaacccttttcaccagcctaccatgagggactttgtcaaacgctttactaaagtccatatagacgacatccacggcccttccctcgtcaaccattctggtcacttcttcaaaaaactccaccaggttagtgaggcatgacctccctctcacaaaaccatgctgactatcgttaatgagtttattcctttctaaatgcgcatacatcctatctctaagaatcttctccaacaacttccccacgacggacgtcaagctcaccggcctataattacccgggttatccttcctacccttcttaaataacgggaccacattagctatcctccaatcctctgggacctcacctgcgtccagtgacgagacaaacaaccccaagttatccagcctaacattggaactataattcctcatccctggaaccactttgataaatctcctctgcacctggtcaaggagcctcacatcctccataatgtgtggtgatcactggtttgcacagacccaggtattctgtgttcctgtctgtgATCTCATCACATACTTACAATTGCACAGTGACATCACCCCTGCTCCCCGGGGATTTGctcaactgggagatttttctctgaCTCCAGTgcttctgatatctttccagctgcaggctccagcaggagattttaatattaaaatcagttAAATTCTTTCAGAGGTGAGTGTTTGTGACCATTCACGGGCGcgggttctcgtcataaaccaggtgttcgcctccatgctgtggtcccggctggtccctttgacccctccccctggctttgtagccaatatccagagaaccctcctgcggttcttctgggacaatcgactgcactgggtccctgccgtGGTTCTGCATCTCCCACTTGGGGAGGGcgaacaaggtctggtgtgcctccgcactcagatagcgaccttccgcctccaggccctgcagaggtacctttacgttgagccccctccacgatggtgtgccatggcgacgtatttcttccgccagtggcacggcctcaattatgacgtgcagctcctgcatatcgaactggggcgtgcttcgaccgccctgcaggagttgcccgtcttttaccaggacctcctcactgtctggaacacggtcgactcgcgacgcagctctcccccgtcaggagtagcggctctcgtgcgagagccgctgctcaggaatccgctcctccagccgtataacttcaggtggctggcggagaggagggctgtggacgccggggtgaccagaatcggggacgtgctgagcgcgcgggggtgtccaaagccaaagccatccaagaccttaggacggtcatgCTCGGCCCCAAAAGTGCACGCGGTCTTGAGGCGGCACATGCTTGCGGTggaatcccgcccgagcgttcccctgttcgggcggaattccgcattggcccaaagcctcagccccctcccctgggtgaggtgccccacagcctgagccgcctcgcggaaatgtcatccgtgcctttttctaccgcgcagaggcgtttcctgtgcgggctgctgctgcacaccctccactactgcctcctcgcctgtcgcccggatacaccttggcgggccttgttgctgcCGGGCAGTGGAGGTcctcagtggaggtccctctacggagggatctcccccaattacgtcggggacctggggtggagggtgatgcatgcagcagttccgcacaaccgtaggattcactggttcacgggctccgaagactgccctttctgcggccttgtggagtccgtggaccatgtctatgttgagtgtcttaggctgcactccctttctgttttcctaaagaaccttttgttgatgttttgtctgcacttcagtcccacgctcctgatctacggacacccggtgcggagaggggagggtcgggatggcgacctcctcgtgaacctgctcctgggcctggcgaaatgcgccatttaccggtccaggctgcgggcgatcgagggggccgtccatcctgactgtcttcccctctaccgcggctacgttcgcggccaggtgtccctggagagggagcatgtggtgtccacgggcgaggttgacgccttccgcgcccgctgggcaccgcaggggttggggtgcattattgaccctaataatcacattttaatttgatgtttttaagtttcctttgtattttgatttctgttcgggctgttccccctcctttttggggagctgccccttttactttgtcctgatttaatctgagtttgtttacttggtttggtttgacctaaaaagaggtctctctgAATGAATATTGAgtacagacagactcaaacttccttctgtcccccacatctgtgagtaaaacacattcttttatccccctttccatttcttttctcattctgggggaaattagggacttgcagcaactgaagggaaagggagtgaatccagggaggctgcagactctggaaaggttggctcaggtccccctctctctgacttaaagacattgacatcctttgctccctcagcttgacacattgatttgtctggctaaaaggatggtccctttccgaatgttcacaattaaagggctggtttccccaggagaaggctgacatttaagagaacaataaattaatatagggCAGAGATATGCTTAGTGTTGTTACATTgtagatttgatatattatttatggttctgtaacaaagtacgtttattattatttctcatcttgtaatgtaacactgaagctatgtgatatatttccactcatcgagtcattacagcgcagaaggagtccattcagtaactcgaatccatgccgactctctgtagaagaatccagtcagtcccattcctttCTATATTTCCTTTCCTCCGAcaactttatttccttcatgtgcccatctaatttctgaaatatattaaaggggacagtaaactaatatcggacagagacgtgtctgatggtgttttttattcatccttgggacacgggcattgcaggctgggccaacatttattgcccatcccgatttgcccttgaactgaatggctcgctaggccatttcagaggctggttgagagtcaaccacattgctgtggctctggagtcacatgtaggccagactgggtaaggacggcagatttccttccctaaagcacattaatgaaccagatgggtttttctggtcaatcgacaatgatttcatggtcatcagtagattcttaattctagattttgtttttaaattcaaattccaccatctgccgtggtgggattcgaaccgggtcccccagaacatcagctaagtttctggattaatagtctagcgataataccgcgaGGCTATCCgctcccctgttgttatatggttcgatatattatttatagctctgtaataaaatacacttattatatctggctgtgtaattttggactgcagctatattatatatttccaacaatctcttccctcagagaattgttaatatctagatttctcttccatagggaccagtggagggattgaatatattcaaggatgagttggacagtttttgaatgacaagggagtcaataattattgggaacaggctggaaaatggagagaaagctcagatgaggaaggatttcttcactcaaggatgtggtgatgttttggattctctaccccagaggactatagagcctcagtcatcaagaattttcaagagagggattgataggtttctagatattgaagatatcgatggatatgggggacagtgtggggaaaataatgcagaggtagatcaaccaataatctcaatgaatggttgagcagattcgatgggccgaatgctgactgcagctcctatttgttctgatttctgtgctggacaggaagcagtgaacatggatctgtcaatcagcctcaatcagcaccttcaggagaattgggagggtgaatattagatacagcagagtgagaatggagggagagtgtgtgggatggagattcacagcttttggggaatgagaggggaaagaatgttcattagaatcatagaattgctgcatcttatcaaccgtccctgagctttcacaatgaatcccacttctgaggcCACCCTTATCTGtgacttgtctgtactgctggcagtctcacaaagcagctgcctgtgtgctgatacgggaggccctgctgggcaggtttaatgctccatgactgtgtctttaatgaatgctccatgaactagaaatgtagatttgaatttcgatcatattctgaattgcgatgttttttctaaattgacttacaggatattagacaaggagaaatcagacagaaatctccaacatcacatcgagatctgacagagtgactcgatttcttgggacctgaatatcatcggcctttgaatctaacaggagaaatgtttgtttggcctcttggcttcaaaagattgtaaacatcgctgtgacgagaaatgcactgagatacacacacccgagtgagagtgttccagtgcactgagtgtggaaagagctttaaccagttacacagcctgaaagtgcatcacagcattcacagtggggagagactgtacccgtgttctgtgtgagatttaactgattgtttaacctggagagtcacaaggacacccgcaccatggagaaaccgtggaaatgtggggactgtgggaagggattcatatccccatctcggctggaaattcatcaacgcagtcacactggggagaggccgttcacctgctctgtgtgtgggaagggattcactcagttatccagcctgcagaaacacaatctcactcataccaatgagagaccatttaaatgctgtgactgtgggagtggttttaaAAGCTCTCAGGTACTGATGatgcaccagcgcattcacactgaggacagaccgttcagctgctctcactgcacaaagaaatttagaacttcatccaacctgcagattcaccagcgagttcacactgggagagaccgttcacctgctctgtgtgtgggaagggattcactcagtcatccagcctgaagACACACCGAGTCATTcataccaatgagagaccctttgaatgctctgactgtgggaatggcttcaaaagctctcagaaaCTGAtcgtccaccagcgcattcacactgaggagagaccgttcagctgctctcactgcacaaagaggtttagaatatCTTCAGCATTGCTGaaccatcagcgagttcacaccagggagagaccattcagctgctcggtGTGTgtgaaaggatttactcagttctCCAGCCTCcgcagacacaatctcactcacacccaggagagaccctttaaatgttctgactgtgggagtggcttcaaaagctctcatgAACTGATTAcccaccagtgcattcacactggggagtgaccgttcacctgctctgactgtgggaagggattcgctcagtcatgcAACCTACgggtacatcagcgagttcacactgggcagagactgttcacctgctctgactgtgggaagggattcactcggtcagcaaacttggtgaaacaccagcgagttcacaagtgattacagttctgggattattcttgtgaatctttcttgccccttctccagtgcctttatTTCCTtaatctaaatggagatcacaatagaacatagaacagtacagcacaggaacagacccttcagcccacgatgttgggtcgaacatgatgccaaattaaacttatccgttctgcctgcccttggtccatattccttgcatatttatgtgtttatctaaacgcccctatcgtatctgcctccaccacctgtgctgcagcgtgttccagacacgaccactctctgtgtaaaggaaaaacttgcccctcacatctcctttgaactttccccctcccacctgaagtgcatgccccctagtattagaaattttaactctggggaaaaagattctgactgtcaaccctatctctgtctctcataattttatagacttcaatcAGCTCTACCCTCAATCTCTGCAGtttcagagaaaacaaccctagtttgtccagcctctcattatagctcatcccctccaatccaggcagcatcctggtaaacatcttctgcaccctctccaaatcctttgcatccttcctgtaatgtagcAAACAGAATTGAATGCACGATTCTAAgtgcggtctaaccaaggttttataaagctgcaacatgacatcctgaataAAGGATGTCAgactcaataaaggcaagcatgccatctgccttctttaccacctatcTACTGGTGTGACCAATTTCAGGGAGctctggacttgaaccccaagatcattGCTGTTCAGGGGTCTGCCATTAACTggatacttacccttaacatttgatctcccaaagtgcagcacctcacacttgcccggattaaactccatctgccatttctgcgctcatatctgcagctgatctacatcccactgtatcctttgacaaccttctacattatctacaactccatctagctttgtgttgtctgcaaacttactaacccacccatccacgttttcatccaagtcatttatatgtatcccaaatagcgcaggtcccagtacggatccctgcagaacaccactcgtcacggacctccagtcagaaaaacaccctccaccactattttctgacttctatgggcaaatcaattctgaatccaagcggccaagtcaccgtgaatcccatgcatcttaatcttctggatgagccgaccatgagggaccttgttgaaagcctcactaaaatccatgtacacaacatccactgctctaccctcaatgGTCACCCTTGTCAGCTCCTCAATAGAATCAATCAAGTTAGAAAGATGTTGACATTGCTGCCAGTGTAGTCtggtgatgaaaatatagactggttcaGTGAAATGTAggtaacaggtagaattgatatctaatgaggactttagcAAGGGaggtgttgcataaggttaaatctcatgggatccagggtgaagtagctaaatggatacaaaattggctggatgatagaagacagggggtggttatagagggttgtttttcaaactggaggcctgtgaccagtggtgcaccacagggatcaatgctgagtCTACTCTTATTAGTCAtttataataatgatttggatgagaatataggaggcatggttagtaagtttgcagatgacaccaagattggtggcacagtggacagtgaagaaggttatctccgattgcaacgggatcttgatcaattgggctagtgggctgatgaatggcaaatgcagtttaatttagataaatgtgaggtgatgcattttggtagactgaatcagggcaggacttacttagttaatggcagggtgttggagagagctataaaacaaagagatctagaggtacatgttcatagttccttgaaagtggagtcacaggtggacagagtggtgaagaaggcattcagcatgcttggtttcatcggtcagaacattgaatacaggagttgggacgtcttgttgaagttgtacaagacattggtaaggccacacttgaaatactgtatacagtctggtcacccgattatagaaaggatattattaaactagaaagagtgcagaaaagatttactagcatgctacCAGGCCTTGATGGTTtaaggtataaggagaggctggatagactgggtcttttttccctggagcgtaagagacttgggggtgatcttatagaggtctaagtaaagtaaggtttatttattagtcacaagtgggcttacattaacactgcaattaagttattgtgaaaatcccctaatcgctgcaccgcggcacctgtttgggtacactgaatgagaatttagcatgaccaatgcatcaaacctgcacatctttggattgtgggaggaaactggagaacccggaggaaacccacgcagacacggggagaatgtgcaaactccacacagacagagggcataggtttaaagtgagaggggagagatacaaaagggtccagaggggcattgttcattgttccacaggaccaggctgaggagaaggcagttggtttgttcactacatttatttatttattttaagttaaagttgtgtaaaaaatcggaggttttcttttaaaacaggaagtgggcccagcaggagtctgggaaggtttttggagggtttaaaagtaggccgcacttttgagcgggcagcgtcgttagcgggcagcagagtgagcaggaggcagagtgaaagttgtagggctttggctcacagggcttaggcagaaagggcgagcaggggtgagttgaattcattttttgctgtttctacctggtactggcaaggtatctagaggggatgggcgtgaaggcagtgcaatgttcctcttgcactatgttcgaggtgagggacgacgtcaatgtccctgctgattatacctgtgagaagtgcatccatctgctgctcctccaaaaccgtgtaagggaactggagctggagttggaggaacttaggatcattagggatgcagagatggccatagacagaagcttcagggatacagttactccgcggaatgaaaatagatgggtgacggtgagaggggctgggaagaagcagtcggtgcagggatcccctgtggtcgttccccttagcaacaagtattccgctttggatacggttgagggggacgacataccagtggtgagccgcagtgagaggatctccggcactgagtccgtccctgtggctcaggagggtaaggaggagagcgggagggcaatagttattggggactcgttagttagagggatagataggaggttctgtg contains these protein-coding regions:
- the LOC144480843 gene encoding uncharacterized protein LOC144480843 gives rise to the protein MEKLWKCGDCGKGFNYPSLLETHRRSHTGERPFTCSDCGKGFTQLSSLQIHQRVHTGERPFTCSQCGEGFTQLSHLQRHQRVHTGGRPFTCSQCGKGFSQLSNLQTHQRVHTGEKPFTCSQCGEGFTRSSHLRVHTGEKPFTCSQCGKGFRASSALLRHQQVHE